Below is a window of Lebetimonas sp. JH292 DNA.
TGATATTCTTCTAATTTAAACATTTTTCCAGTTTCTGGGTTTTCGGCATAAAGCACATAAGGATACCTGCAGTCATTCGCACAGCTTCCTTTATTGGGATTTCTTCCAAACTGAACGGCGCTTAAAAGGCATCTCCCCGAATATGCAAAACACATAGCCCCGTGAACAAATATTTCTATTTCAATATCAGGCACTTTTTGTTTAATTTTTATCAAATCTTTTAATGTGGCTTCCCTTGCGGCAATTATTCTTTTAACACCCAAATCCCTGTATGCTTTATAATCCCATGAATTCAAGGCATTTGCCTGAGTTGAGAGATGAATGTCAATTTCTGGCGCTATTTCTTTTGCTTTCATTAAAACGCCAAGCGTTGAAATTATAAAAGCGTCAACACCCGTTTCTTTTAGTTTTTTTATATGGGATTCTATAAGCGGAAGCTGATTTTCAAATGGAAAAGCATTCACGGTGGCATAAACTTTTACACCTTTTTTGTGGGCATATTTAACAGCTTCATTAAATGTGTCATAATCGAACTCTTTTCCGCTGTGACACCTCAGGGAAAAATGGCTCACTCCGGCATAAACGGCGCTTGCCCCGTAGGCAATGGCAATTTTTAATTTTTCAAAATCTCCGGCAGGTGCAAGAAGTTCCACTATTTGGCTCCGAATTTTTCAAGCAGTTTTTCAATATCTTCGTCACTCACCACTTCTTCTGTTTCATCACCCTGAAGGTGTTTTGCGCTTTTGACTCTTGCTTCATCTTCAATTTTTCCTTCAAAAAGCCTGTTCATATATTTTATAAGAGCCCTCATTATATTTATAACCCTTTCTATTTTTTGCCTGTGTATATCCTGATACTGCATAATATCCATTACGGTAAATATTTCATTTTCGGCCGATTCGTTTTCTTTTGAAATCTGCTCTGCGATTTTTATTATTTCTTCCGTTTTTTGGAGTTCTTCTTCAAATTTTTTAATATGTGGAAACATATTGTGAAGTTTTGTAAAAAGAGCTTTTTCTTCAGTTAAAAATTCTATAATTTTTTTAATTTTTTCGTTTGTATCGCTTATTGTGGCAGAAATTTCATCCATTTTTTCCAAAATCTGCACCGCCTTTTCTTCACTCTCTTTTGTAACTTCGTCAAGCTGCGCCACAACTTTGTTTTTTGAATCCGCAGGAGGAGGAGTTATAGGCTCACCTTCATCAACATTTTCATTATCTTTAGTTTCTTCTTTTACTTCCTCTTTTTCTTCTGTTTTTGAATCTTCTGTTTCATCTATATTATCTATATCGTCTAAACCCCCCGCCATTAAAGCGTCTAATTCTTCCTGGGTCATAACTCACCTCATTTTTTTAATTAATTATATATAATTTCACTAAAAAAGGCAAAACATGCTTATTGATATTCACAACCACACACCCCTTTGTAATCACGCCACAGGCATCCCCGAAGAATTTATAAAAAAAGCGATAGATAAAGGAATAGATATATACGGTTTTGCAGACCATGCGCCGATGGATTTTGATAAAAAATACAGAATGGGCTTTGAAGATATGCCGAAATACGAAAATGAAATAAACGCTTTAAAAGAAAAATATAAAGACAAAATAAAAATTCTTTTAGGGTATGAAGTGGATTTTACGCCTTTTATTGATAAAAGAGTGCTTGAGAGAAAAGTGGATTTTTTAATAGGAAGCGTTCATTTTCTAAACAACTGGGGTTTTGATAATCCCGAATTTATTAAAGAATGGGGAAAAAGGGATATTGATGACGTTTATAAAGAATATTTCTCCAAAATAAAAGAAATGGCTGAATCTAAACTGTTTGACATAGTGGGACATCTTGACTTAGTGAAAGTTTTCGGCTTTAAACCTAAAAAAAATATAAAAGATCTGGCAAAAGAAGCGATAAAAGCCATTAAAAAATCCGATATGGCAGTGGAAATAAACACTTCAGGTCTTAGAAAAAAAGTAAATGAAATTTATCCGTCTGTTGAATTATTGAGAATAATTAAAGAAGAAGGAATAGATATCACATTCTCAAGCGATGCGCATAAACCTCAGGATGTAGGATACAAAATCACTCAAGCAGTAGAACTTGCAAAAAAAATAGGATTCAGTGAAGCTGTTTATTTTGAAAAGAGAAAAAAACAGAAAATTAAATTAACATAAATTTAAACTATTAGTATTAAACTACGTAAAAAAAGGATATAAATGGTCTATTTAAGTCTTTTAATGGCTATAAGGTTTTTGGGGCTTTTTATTGTTATGCCGCTTTTATCGTTATATGCATTAAGTTTAAACGGGGCAAATGCGTTTAATGTGGGTGTGGCGATGGGGGCATATGCCCTTTCACAGGTTTTTTTACAGATTCCTTTCGGCAGATGGGCCGATAATTATGATAAAAAAAAGATTTTAATAACAGGCCTTTCATTGCTATTTTTGGGAAGCATAGTCTGTGCGTTTTCAACAGACATATATATGCTGATTTTTGGTAGGCTTTTACAGGGTGCTGGCGCAATAGGAGGTGTAATTCTGGCTTATATAGCGGATTTGACCGATGAAAACACAAGGGCAAAATCATTTGCAAAAATGGGACAGTTTATTGCCCTGAGTTTTGCGCTTTCTATGGTTTTGGGACCTACCGTAGGTGCAAAATGGGGGGTTGACAAACTGTTTTTACTGACCGCACTTTTAGCACTGTTTTCAATCTGGCTGGTTACCAAAAAAATTCCGAATCCACCAAAAATTGTCCATCATCAGGCAAAAGCCACTTTAAAAGAAGTCTTAACGCATAGGGAGCTTTTAAAACTTTTTTTCTCTGGTTTTATGCAAAAAGGTCTTATGACTGTCTTTTTTATGATTACTCCTATTGTTTTTACAAAAAATCTCGGCTGGGATAAAATGGATTTATGGAAAGTTTATATTCCGGCATTGATTATAGGTATTTTCGCACTGCCTCTCGGTGCAATTTTGGCTGAAAAAAAAGAAAAAGGAAAACTTGTTTTTATTTTAAGCGCCGGTTTAATAACGATATCTTTGTTTTTATATTCAATTGAAAATATTATCAGTGATTTTTTGGCGGTAATAATATTCTTTTTCGGATTCAATATGCTCGAGCCTGTTCTTCAAAGTTTTGTAAGCAAAGTGGCAAGGGCAAATCAGAAAGCAACCGCACTTTCAACATCAAACACTATTCAATATTTAGGAATTTTTTTAGGCGGTGCGGGGGCAGGTATTTTTATGAAATACAATTTATTAAATTTGTTTTTAATTTTAAGCGCAATTATCGGAATCTTATGGATAATAGCGCTTATTAAAATGAAACCTGTTAAAAAATTCAAAATCGTGGAATATAAAAATTTTGATAAAGACTTTATTGAAGAGCTTAAAACAGAAAAAAATGTATATGATTTTTATGAAAAAGATGGAATTTTAATAGTTAGGTATTTTTAATTGCTTAGGTGAATAGTGAGTGGTGAGTAGTGAGTTTTAGGCTGTCAAGTGGCTAAGTATCAAGTTAAGAATGTAAAGTAAAAAGTGAAATTTTACATTTTTAACTTTTCACTATTTATTATTTAAATATCTTCTCTCAATTCACAACTCACCACTCACAACTCACCACTCACAACTCACAACTCACCACTCACCATTTTCACCACTCACTATATAATTGGAACGAAATTTGCTGCTTTTAAATAAAAAAGGCTTTAAATGTCAGCAAAAGTCGACGGTTTTGAAAAATTTTTGGCAATTATGTTTTTTACAATTTTTTATATGTTCATTTCCATCAATCTTTTTGCCGATAAAATTAAAAATATTTCATCAATAATAGGTGTAAGGGACAACCAACTAATCGGGTACGGACTCGTTGTAGGATTAGACGGCACCGGAGATTCGACATCTTCAAAATTCACAAATCAGACTCTTTCAAACTTACTTAAAAATGTAAATGTAAAACTTGACCCAAAAGACATAAAATCAAAAAATGTAGCTGCCGTAATGGTAACTGCAACCCTGCCGCCGTTTGCAAGGGAAGGAGATAAAATCGATGTGACAATATCCTCAATAGGTGACGCCACTTCTCTTGAAGGGGGAGTATTGCTTATTACACCGCTAAAAGGTGTAAACGGAAAAATTTATGCCCTGGCACAGGGGCCTGTAAGCATGGGAGGATTTAATCTAAAAGGAGGCTTAAAGCAAAAACATTTTACAACAACAGTAAAAATTCCAAACGGGGCTACGGTTGAGCGGGCGGTTGTATGGGATATATATCATCAGAATTTTGCCACTCTTTCACTTAAAAGAAGTGATTTTGATTTGGCTGTTAACATTCAGAATACATTAAATAATAAATTCCGCTCTCATGTCGCCGTTGCAGTTGATCCAAGAACAATAAAACTTAAAAAACCGCAAAAGCTTTCCATGCCGGAATTTTTGGCAGAGGTTGAGAATACCGATATCACTGCCCAAATGCCTGATGTTATTGTAATAGATGAAAGAACGGGAACAATAGTTGCTGGAAGTAATGTAACGGTAAAACCGACAGTTATTACTTACGGTGATTTTGTAATAAAAATTAAAAAAGAAACAACTATTTTAAATTTAACGCAGATGTTTCAAAAATTTAAAGCAACGCCGCAGGACATTATCGCTATTTTGGAAAACTTAAAAACCAGCAGCGCAATAAACGCAAAACTGATAATAAACTGATAATAAATCTTAGATGATGGATGTGTAAAATTTAAAAAGGAGAAGAAAATGAGCAATTACAATATAAACATAGGTATTCATCATAAAATAAATTTAAAAGAAAAAAATCTGAAAAAATTAAAACAAAACTGTAACGCATTTGAAAGTGAAATATTAAATTTTTTTTTAAAAAAAGCCTTAAAAGATGAATCAAAGCTTTTTCCCGAAACACCCGGGGAAAAAATTTACAAATCTATGCAAATAGAACAAATTTCAAAAGAGCTGGGCGGAAATTTCGGATATTCACAGCTTTTATTTAATTATTTAAAAAAAGATATTTAAAAAAATTTGAAATTTGCCGATATGGTTGGGTAGAATAACAATAAAAAAAGGTTTATAAATGATATCAAGAGTTGGAATAAATCAAACAAATTTAATATCTACCCAGCCAGAAAAAAAAGAAGTTAAAAAAACACAAAATTCTGGAAGGGTAGAAGAGATTAAAAAACAAATCGAAGCCGGAACATACAAAATAGACTTGGACAAAACAGCAAAAGCTTTAGCCAAAGCGCTTCTTTAATCTCTTCACCCTTCCCACAAAAGGAAGGGTTATGCTTACAAAAAAAATAAATGAAATAAATGATGTTTTAAACAATTTAATCTTTTTAACAAAAGAAGATATAACTGCTATAAAAAATGCAGACCACGAAACTATATTTTCACACACAAAAACAAAAGAAAATTTAGCCAAAAATTTTTCTTTTTTAAAAAGTGAAATAGATTCAATACTGCTAAGCAGAAACAAACCCATAGAAGAAATTTTTTCACCTCAGGAAGAAATTCTATTTGATGAATTCAGGGAAAATTTAAGCAAATTTAATTCCCTTCACAAAAAATTTTCTGTATTGGCCCTTGGTGTCGCAAATTTTTATAATGCACTTATGAATGAAATAAAAAATGAAAAACCTCTAAATTATAAAAATGAAAACATCTTAAATTCAAAACTCAGCTTAAAGGCATAAAATGGGAATTTCATCAGCTTTTAACATAGCACAGACCGGTCTAAACGCACATCAAAAGGCAATTGACGTAACCTCAAACAATATTGCAAACGCATCAAATAAGGCATATACAAGACAAAGGGCTGAATTTTCCACGCTTGGAGATGTAAACACCATCCCCGGCGATATAGGAATTGGGGTTCAGATAAAAAGCATTGTCCGGATAAAAGATATTTTTTTATTTAACAGGTTTACTCAAGCTTCGGCTAATTTACAGAATTTATCGGCTCAGGAAAAATACCTTCAGGAAATTTCAACATATTTCCCGGATACCACAGACAATGGTATATATAAAAATTTAAAAGATTTTTTTGATGCATGGCAAAATTTAGCATCAAACCCCAATGATTCAAGTGTAAAAGTAGATTTGGCATCAAAAACAAAAATTTTGGCTGATTCCATAAAACAGGTCAGAAATTCAATTACAGATATAAAGCAGAATATAAACAGCGAAATAAAAACGAAAACAGATGAAGCGAATGATATTATCAAAAAAATTTCCGAACTTAACAAAAACATATACGCAAATGAAGCAAACAATATTGACCATGCAAACGATTTAAGGGATGAAAGGGATAAACTTGAAAAAAGACTAAAAGAACTTTTAGATGTCAAAATTTATAAAAACGGATTAAAATCATTTAAAAGCGGGGGAAGTTCAAATATTGATTACGAAAAAAACTATTCCATTTCTCTTAGCGGATATCCTCTTCTTGACAATTCCACATATTATCCTATCAAACTGACGGACAATCACGGAGATGTGGATATAAATATTCAAAAAGAAGACCATACGCTCACTGATATTACAAATAATATAAACGGGGGTGAAATAGGAGGGCTGTTAAATATAAGAGGCAAAGAGATAAATGAAAAAGGTGAACCGACTGACGGAATAATAGGGGAAATTCTAAATAAACTCGATACTTTTGCAAGCAGCTTAATAAAAAATGTAAATTCTCTTTATTCCCAGGCGGCACAGTCGAATG
It encodes the following:
- a CDS encoding peptidase U32 family protein; the protein is MELLAPAGDFEKLKIAIAYGASAVYAGVSHFSLRCHSGKEFDYDTFNEAVKYAHKKGVKVYATVNAFPFENQLPLIESHIKKLKETGVDAFIISTLGVLMKAKEIAPEIDIHLSTQANALNSWDYKAYRDLGVKRIIAAREATLKDLIKIKQKVPDIEIEIFVHGAMCFAYSGRCLLSAVQFGRNPNKGSCANDCRYPYVLYAENPETGKMFKLEEYQDGTYIMNAKDLCLIEHIPEILKSGVIDSVKIEGRTKAPYYVGVVTKAYRNAIDEYLNSGKCECKKYLNEILTTKNRGLSDAYIVKRPYVRNDTQNLETSLTTGNWQVSGVVTEDGGHFMCKYKTYPGDVLEIVLPKNVKITPCENEIGKVYNENGRWLLKLNKIITQGNKELSSVHSGNLNPIKLPCKLPYLTFLRKEEV
- a CDS encoding histidinol-phosphatase, translating into MLIDIHNHTPLCNHATGIPEEFIKKAIDKGIDIYGFADHAPMDFDKKYRMGFEDMPKYENEINALKEKYKDKIKILLGYEVDFTPFIDKRVLERKVDFLIGSVHFLNNWGFDNPEFIKEWGKRDIDDVYKEYFSKIKEMAESKLFDIVGHLDLVKVFGFKPKKNIKDLAKEAIKAIKKSDMAVEINTSGLRKKVNEIYPSVELLRIIKEEGIDITFSSDAHKPQDVGYKITQAVELAKKIGFSEAVYFEKRKKQKIKLT
- a CDS encoding MFS transporter: MVYLSLLMAIRFLGLFIVMPLLSLYALSLNGANAFNVGVAMGAYALSQVFLQIPFGRWADNYDKKKILITGLSLLFLGSIVCAFSTDIYMLIFGRLLQGAGAIGGVILAYIADLTDENTRAKSFAKMGQFIALSFALSMVLGPTVGAKWGVDKLFLLTALLALFSIWLVTKKIPNPPKIVHHQAKATLKEVLTHRELLKLFFSGFMQKGLMTVFFMITPIVFTKNLGWDKMDLWKVYIPALIIGIFALPLGAILAEKKEKGKLVFILSAGLITISLFLYSIENIISDFLAVIIFFFGFNMLEPVLQSFVSKVARANQKATALSTSNTIQYLGIFLGGAGAGIFMKYNLLNLFLILSAIIGILWIIALIKMKPVKKFKIVEYKNFDKDFIEELKTEKNVYDFYEKDGILIVRYF
- a CDS encoding flagellar basal body P-ring protein FlgI → MSAKVDGFEKFLAIMFFTIFYMFISINLFADKIKNISSIIGVRDNQLIGYGLVVGLDGTGDSTSSKFTNQTLSNLLKNVNVKLDPKDIKSKNVAAVMVTATLPPFAREGDKIDVTISSIGDATSLEGGVLLITPLKGVNGKIYALAQGPVSMGGFNLKGGLKQKHFTTTVKIPNGATVERAVVWDIYHQNFATLSLKRSDFDLAVNIQNTLNNKFRSHVAVAVDPRTIKLKKPQKLSMPEFLAEVENTDITAQMPDVIVIDERTGTIVAGSNVTVKPTVITYGDFVIKIKKETTILNLTQMFQKFKATPQDIIAILENLKTSSAINAKLIIN
- a CDS encoding rod-binding protein, whose translation is MSNYNINIGIHHKINLKEKNLKKLKQNCNAFESEILNFFLKKALKDESKLFPETPGEKIYKSMQIEQISKELGGNFGYSQLLFNYLKKDI
- a CDS encoding flagellar biosynthesis anti-sigma factor FlgM codes for the protein MISRVGINQTNLISTQPEKKEVKKTQNSGRVEEIKKQIEAGTYKIDLDKTAKALAKALL